One Primulina huaijiensis isolate GDHJ02 chromosome 8, ASM1229523v2, whole genome shotgun sequence genomic region harbors:
- the LOC140982123 gene encoding uncharacterized protein: MKDLEKFSANDSAPIPLSKQHVTNLDSSQSDNQEPESPMSGSQGINSFSINLSSDENACGTPSQRPLGVKKSKLKKKREENVSDLISTMKEGHCDLINVLQKGATDIQQNYVIKLLMLQNEQKKLEICQQQIALAAFQEENKILYMDLTTIGDPEMRQMVQNERARIMQKREEERRQREGNTFGKYFGDFRGSGSGSGPDFPDY; this comes from the coding sequence ATGAAAGATTTggagaaattttcggccaacgACAGTGCACCGATACCACTATCAAAACAACATGTCACAAATTTGGATTCGTCACAATCAGATAATCAAGAACCGGAATCTCCAATGTCAGGTTCTCAAGGAATAAattcattttcaattaatttaagtagtgatGAAAATGCATGTGGAACTCCATCTCAGCGACCACTTGGAGtgaaaaaatccaaattaaagaaaaaaagagaagaaaatgtaTCAGATTTAATTTCTACGATGAAGGAAGGTCATTGCGATCTTATCAATGTACTACAAAAGGGAGCTACCGATATTcaacaaaattatgttattaagCTGTTAATGTTgcaaaatgaacaaaaaaaactAGAAATTTGTCAACAACAAATAGCATTGGCTGCATTTCAAGAGGAGAATAAAATTTTGTACATGGATCTGACCACAATTGGCGATCCAGAAATGCGTCAAATGGTTCAAAATGAAAGAGCAAGAATTATGCAGAAAAGAGAGGAAGAACGTCGTCAACGTGAAGGCAACacatttggaaaatattttggtgATTTTAGAGGATCTGGATCTGGATCAGGACCTGATTTTCCAGATTATTGA